One genomic segment of Flavobacteriaceae bacterium includes these proteins:
- a CDS encoding transposase, producing MKTNEIIGIDVSKLLIDVCIYSKQIVQQFENSKSGFKLMLKWSFKNSSFSKEETMFVFEHTGMYSHLLSVSLTEQKLSFFIASGLEIKRSIGIARGKDDQIDAKRIALYGYRLKEELKPSKLPKRSILQLKSLLSLRTKLNKQRAGFKVTLKEQKRIYKAKEYKIIFDVQQKMIAELTKQIHKINTQMQAIIDQNIMLKETYKLVTSVKGIGMQTAIMMIVFTDNFSKFENWRKFASYCGVAPFPYQSGTSIKGRTKVSHLANKKLKAIINMCAISAIQHNPEMKLYYHKRIKQGKSKMSTVNIIRNKLIARVFAVVKRQTPYVDTFKFAA from the coding sequence ATGAAAACAAATGAAATTATCGGAATCGATGTCAGTAAATTATTAATTGATGTTTGTATCTATTCTAAACAAATTGTTCAACAGTTTGAGAACAGTAAATCTGGATTTAAATTAATGCTAAAGTGGAGTTTTAAAAATTCGTCTTTCTCTAAAGAAGAAACCATGTTTGTATTTGAACATACAGGAATGTACTCTCATTTATTATCTGTGTCTTTAACTGAACAAAAATTATCTTTTTTCATAGCTTCTGGTTTAGAAATTAAAAGATCTATTGGTATTGCTCGTGGAAAGGATGACCAAATTGATGCCAAACGCATTGCTCTATATGGGTATCGATTAAAAGAAGAACTTAAACCCAGTAAGCTACCTAAAAGAAGTATATTACAACTAAAAAGTCTCTTATCTTTAAGGACAAAACTTAACAAACAAAGAGCTGGTTTTAAAGTTACTTTGAAAGAACAAAAAAGAATTTATAAAGCAAAAGAGTATAAAATAATCTTTGACGTTCAACAAAAAATGATTGCAGAACTAACCAAACAAATACACAAGATTAATACTCAAATGCAAGCTATTATTGACCAAAATATAATGTTAAAAGAAACCTATAAACTTGTTACTAGTGTTAAAGGTATAGGAATGCAAACTGCTATAATGATGATTGTGTTTACTGACAATTTTTCAAAATTTGAAAACTGGAGAAAGTTTGCCTCTTATTGTGGTGTTGCTCCTTTTCCTTACCAATCTGGAACTAGTATTAAAGGACGTACAAAAGTCTCTCATTTGGCTAATAAAAAATTGAAAGCAATTATTAATATGTGCGCTATTTCTGCTATACAACATAACCCAGAAATGAAATTATACTATCATAAAAGAATAAAACAAGGCAAAAGTAAAATGAGTACCGTTAACATTATTAGAAACAAATTAATAGCAAGAGTGTTTGCCGTTGT